A window from Pseudomonas kribbensis encodes these proteins:
- a CDS encoding LysR family transcriptional regulator, which translates to MDRLTLMAVFVKAVELGSFSAVADELNLSPQLVGKQVKMLEQHLGVSLLNRTTRKQSLTDFGRTFYQRAKLILADMDAAEEMAAMTRGVPSGRLRINAPVTFGVSTLAPRLLEYMVRYPQVSVDLTLSNELVDLLEGGYDVVFRIGELSDSGLKALPLKPYQMVLCAAPAYLARRPPITTPLDLQEHECLAFAYSDGRSHIRLEGPDGCIDVPIKSRLTINQADPLLSAAVAGLGVVLLPLELVKDALRSGTLVGLLPDYNVPVSPMNLLYAPDPRLTPKLRSFVDFARAVFGTAA; encoded by the coding sequence ATGGATCGCCTCACATTGATGGCCGTCTTCGTCAAAGCGGTGGAGCTTGGCTCCTTCAGCGCGGTGGCCGATGAGCTCAATCTGTCCCCGCAACTGGTCGGCAAACAGGTCAAGATGCTCGAGCAACATCTGGGTGTCTCGCTGCTCAATCGCACGACCCGCAAACAGAGCCTGACCGACTTCGGCCGCACGTTCTATCAACGGGCGAAGCTGATCCTGGCCGATATGGACGCCGCCGAAGAAATGGCCGCGATGACCCGAGGCGTGCCCAGTGGTCGGCTCAGAATCAACGCACCGGTCACCTTTGGCGTCAGCACGCTGGCGCCTCGCCTGCTGGAGTACATGGTCAGGTATCCGCAGGTGTCGGTGGATCTGACCTTGTCCAACGAACTCGTTGACCTGCTGGAGGGCGGGTATGACGTGGTGTTTCGAATCGGTGAACTGTCTGACAGCGGCCTGAAGGCATTGCCTTTGAAGCCATATCAAATGGTGCTGTGCGCGGCGCCTGCCTATCTGGCCAGGCGTCCTCCGATCACGACCCCGCTGGATCTGCAGGAACATGAATGCCTGGCGTTCGCCTATTCCGACGGTCGTTCCCACATTCGTCTGGAAGGACCGGACGGTTGCATCGACGTGCCGATTAAAAGCAGATTGACGATCAATCAGGCGGACCCGTTGCTGTCGGCAGCAGTCGCCGGACTGGGTGTGGTGCTGTTGCCGTTGGAGCTGGTCAAGGATGCGCTGAGAAGCGGAACGCTGGTCGGGCTGCTGCCGGACTACAACGTCCCGGTCTCACCGATGAATCTTCTGTACGCACCGGACCCTCGGTTGACGCCCAAGCTGCGAAGCTTCGTGGATTTTGCGAGGGCTGTGTTTGGGACGGCGGCGTGA
- a CDS encoding zinc-dependent alcohol dehydrogenase family protein, translated as MARIVRIHEYGDASVLKLESVDVPAPASGEVQIEVKAFGLNRAEVMFRNHAYLQEAQFPSRLGYEAAGVVVAVGAGVSEFKVGDAVSLIPPLDIAKWGTYGELANVPAELTVKHPSNLSFEQAAASWMQYVTAWGALVEQARLTKNDFVLVTAASSSVGLAAFQIARMVGATSIAVTRTRAKKQALLDAGAAHVIVSDEEDIVAAVMALTDGQGARVVFDPIGGPGFEQLTQSMARGGILLEYGALSPEPTPFPLFTVLGKSLTLKGYLYAEIVADPAALARAKAFIGDGLASGALKPIIAKTFALEDIQEAHRFLEANQQVGKIVVTV; from the coding sequence ATGGCACGCATTGTCAGAATTCATGAATACGGCGACGCAAGCGTTTTGAAACTGGAATCGGTCGATGTACCGGCGCCGGCATCCGGCGAGGTGCAAATCGAGGTCAAGGCTTTCGGGTTGAATCGGGCCGAGGTCATGTTCCGCAATCACGCCTACCTGCAGGAAGCACAATTTCCCAGCCGCCTCGGTTATGAAGCGGCCGGGGTGGTGGTTGCCGTCGGTGCCGGTGTCAGCGAGTTCAAGGTCGGCGATGCAGTCAGCCTGATTCCGCCGCTGGACATCGCCAAATGGGGCACCTACGGCGAACTGGCCAACGTGCCCGCCGAGCTGACGGTCAAACACCCGTCGAACCTGTCCTTCGAACAGGCTGCTGCCTCCTGGATGCAATACGTCACCGCGTGGGGCGCGCTGGTCGAACAGGCCAGACTGACGAAGAACGATTTTGTGCTGGTCACAGCCGCCTCCAGCAGCGTCGGCCTGGCAGCCTTCCAGATTGCCCGAATGGTCGGCGCGACTTCGATTGCCGTGACCCGCACCCGCGCGAAGAAGCAAGCCTTGCTGGATGCCGGCGCCGCGCACGTCATCGTCAGCGATGAAGAGGATATCGTCGCCGCCGTCATGGCCCTGACCGATGGCCAGGGTGCGCGCGTGGTGTTCGATCCGATCGGCGGCCCCGGGTTCGAACAGCTCACCCAGAGCATGGCCAGGGGCGGCATTCTGCTCGAGTACGGCGCATTGAGCCCGGAACCCACGCCGTTCCCGCTGTTCACCGTGCTGGGTAAAAGCCTGACGCTCAAGGGCTATCTTTACGCAGAGATCGTCGCGGATCCTGCGGCGCTGGCCCGAGCCAAGGCGTTCATCGGCGATGGCCTCGCATCAGGCGCGCTGAAGCCGATCATCGCGAAGACGTTCGCCCTTGAGGATATTCAGGAAGCGCATCGCTTTCTTGAGGCCAATCAGCAGGTCGGAAAGATTGTGGTGACTGTTTAA